From Argopecten irradians isolate NY chromosome 2, Ai_NY, whole genome shotgun sequence, the proteins below share one genomic window:
- the LOC138315976 gene encoding kelch-like protein 26, with the protein MPFSPKKHFSGVSHTAQHGSRNDIERERLLSMPMTAKNHLGKLAENLKDMREKEILCDYYLKAGSTTLPVHKVVMAASSDYFLTMLTTNMRESRESEVNLKGVTACALTVIVEFAYTGILKLNMENVEEVLAGATHLQVNDAVKLCSRYIETSITPKNCVDVLNLAELFSLETTTRIAKKFILENFENVAQSEQYQLLTLMQLAEMLQANSLKVNSEYNLFELVLRWVNHMPETREAFVPELMKYVRLPLLSGEELVDKVSRVDIMKKNKNCLDLLTEAKDYHILIGKQPLNQTARTQVRSDSKSLVMCYGLCLEGYPINDSHRLTRVLLKDPIAPLYNPCVTVIDNFLYVCGGKYDNQASNEIATARCFRYDPRFDTWYELASMIEPRRDFALVGLEGHIYAIGGQDENKMMNTVECYSVAQNEWDRKCSLHEQVYGHAAAVCEGKIYISGGQIFSVTSKKLYVYNVVDDSWEERTNMLYPRIHHVMEEVRGALYCIGGSGHGGLIFPTITPTVESYNPQTNQWTLCKPHTSIVDSGSCVVNDKIYMVGGAFIDGITIYNPASDELTLSHATILSGKACGILVHPHYV; encoded by the coding sequence ATGCCTTTTTCACCAAAGAAACATTTTTCAGGGGTATCGCATACTGCACAACATGGTTCAAGAAATGATATTGAAAGGGAGAGACTACTTTCAATGCCCATGACAGCGAAAAACCACCTTGGCAAACTGGCTGAAAATCTGAAGGATATGAGGGAGAAGGAGATTCTGTGTGACTATTACCTGAAAGCAGGTAGCACCACGTTACCTGTTCATAAGGTGGTGATGGCAGCCTCCAGCGACTACTTCCTTACAATGCTGACAACCAACATGCGAGAGAGCCGTGAGTCAGAGGTCAACCTGAAAGGAGTGACTGCATGTGCTTTAACAGTCATTGTGGAATTTGCATATACCGGTATTTTAAAATTGAACATGGAGAATGTGGAGGAAGTTTTAGCTGGAGCCACACATCTACAAGTTAATGATGCTGTGAAACTCTGCAGTCGGTACATAGAGACATCTATTACTCCTAAAAACTGTGTAGATGTTCTTAACTTAGCAGAGCTGTTCAGTTTGGAAACAACAACCCGGATAGCGAAAAAGTTTATTCTAGAAAATTTTGAGAATGTGGCTCAATCAGAGCAGTACCAGTTGTTGACTCTAATGCAACTGGCCGAGATGCTTCAGGCTAACTCCCTGAAAGTGAACTCTGAGTACAATCTGTTTGAATTGGTTCTACGCTGGGTAAACCATATGCCAGAGACTCGTGAAGCTTTTGTCCCAGAACTAATGAAATATGTACGTTTGCCTCTGTTATCGGGAGAGGAACTTGTGGACAAGGTCAGTCGGGTGGATATCATGAAAAAGAATAAGAATTGTCTGGATTTACTGACTGAAGCTAAAGACTACCACATCCTCATTGGCAAACAACCATTGAATCAGACTGCTCGAACACAAGTGAGATCTGACTCCAAAAGTCTGGTGATGTGTTATGGACTATGTTTAGAGGGCTATCCTATTAATGATAGTCACCGCCTCACTCGTGTTCTATTGAAGGACCCCATCGCTCCTCTCTATAACCCCTGTGTTACTGTTATCGACAATTTTCTGTACGTGTGTGGTGGCAAGTATGACAATCAGGCTAGTAATGAGATCGCGACGGCAAGATGTTTCCGATACGACCCCAGGTTTGATACCTGGTATGAACTTGCTTCCATGATAGAACCAAGGAGAGACTTTGCTCTGGTTGGCCTGGAAGGTCACATATATGCTATCGGTGGtcaagatgaaaataaaatgatgaaCACAGTGGAATGTTATAGTGTTGCACAGAATGAGTGGGATCGCAAATGCTCGCTCCATGAACAAGTGTATGGCCACGCAGCAGCTGTGTGTgaaggtaaaatatatatttcaggtGGTCAGATATTTTCTGTCACCAGTAAAAAACTTTATGTTTATAATGTAGTGGATGATTCCTGGGAGGAGCGGACAAACATGTTGTATCCAAGGATACATCACGTTATGGAGGAAGTACGAGGTGCGTTGTACTGTATTGGGGGTAGCGGCCATGGTGGTCTCATCTTCCCCACTATTACTCCGACTGTGGAGAGCTACAACCCACAGACAAACCAATGGACACTCTGTAAGCCTCACACCAGTATTGTAGACTCGGGGTCATGTGTTGTGAACGATAAAATATACATGGTTGGTGGAGCGTTTATTGATGGGATCACTATCTACAATCCTGCGTCTGACGAACTCACACTGTCTCACGCCACAATCCTGTCTGGTAAGGCCTGTGGTATCCTGGTCCATCCTCACTATGTCTGA